One part of the Andrena cerasifolii isolate SP2316 chromosome 4, iyAndCera1_principal, whole genome shotgun sequence genome encodes these proteins:
- the LOC143367908 gene encoding CLIP domain-containing serine protease HP8: protein MIISHGFVFLLVTLYGTLAQDRCTSPRNKPGVCINMYNCNAAIEMLKKQEPVSTATQNYLNSLKCGFEGTNPKVCCEQQITATPLSTTEEPTTVIPDPPNVSNHPNLGLVNADTCGPVTEQKAGGGNQTNIFEFPWMALIAYDTGHLLPKFICTGSLINKRYVLTAAHCVASLPNGITVTSVRIGDHDLSKERDCNIDKDGVEIACAERYQDIGIESIHFHPGFSDSEMQGDIALIRLNADADFRPNNVRPICLPIGSAATMTRNKVTLTGWALMEHKARSDKLLKVQLDLINTEDCARSYNGRVQIWHKQICTGSKGGINACGGDSGGPLQAPAMYKNNVRFIQYGIVSFGVKDCDTVGVPGVYTNVVYYMDWILNTIRP, encoded by the exons ATGATCATTAGTCACGGTTTCGTGTTTCTGCTTGTGACCTTGTACGGAACATTAGCGC AGGATAGATGTACCAGTCCTCGGAACAAACCCGGCGTTTGCATAAACATGTATAATTGCAACGCAGCGATAGAAATGCTTAAAAAACAGGAGCCCGTGTCTACGGCGACTCAGAACTATTTGAATAGCTTGAAGTGCGGCTTCGAGGGTACAAATCCGAAGGTGTGCTGCGAGCAACAG ATTACGGCAACCCCGTTATCCACTACGGAAGAGCCAACAACAGTAATTCCTGATCCCCCGAACGTCTCGAATCATCCGAACTTGGGATTAGTGAATGCAGATACGTGTGGGCCGGTAACGGAACAAAAAGCCGGTGGTGGCAACCAAACCAACATCTTCGAGTTTCCATGGATGGCGTTGATTGCTTACGACACCGGACACCTGCTCCCAAAATTCATATGTACTGGATCGTTGATCAATAAACGATACGTGCTTACTGCTGCACACTGCGTTGCCTCGTTGCCCAACG GCATTACAGTGACCAGCGTACGAATCGGAGACCACGATTTGAGCAAGGAACGTGACTGTAACATAGACAAGGACGGCGTGGAAATCGCTTGCGCCGAGAGATATCAAGACATCGGTATAGAGAGTATACATTTCCATCCAGGGTTCTCGGATAGTGAAATGCAAGGCGACATTGCCCTGATACGATTAAACGCAGATGCCGATTTTAGGCCGAATAACGTACGACCCATTTGCTTGCCGATTGGATCAGCTGCTACTATGACCCGTAATAAG GTGACATTGACGGGTTGGGCTTTAATGGAGCATAAGGCGCGCAGTGATAAGTTGCTGAAAGTTCAATTAGATCTGATTAACACCGAGGACTGTGCACGATCGTATAACGGACGCGTACAAATCTGGCATAAGCAGATATGCACGGGCAGCAAAGGGGGCATAAACGCTTGTGGGGGAGACAGCGGTGGACCGCTCCAAGCTCCAGCAATGTATAAAAATAACGTCAGGTTTATTCAGTACGGGATTGTCAGCTTCGGAGTCAAGGACTGCGACACAGTAGGTGTTCCTGGTGTTTATACCAATGTTGTGTACTACATGGATTGGATTCTGAACACTATTAGACCATAA